A genomic segment from Callithrix jacchus isolate 240 chromosome 8, calJac240_pri, whole genome shotgun sequence encodes:
- the DLGAP5 gene encoding disks large-associated protein 5 isoform X1: protein MSSHFASRHRKDLSTEMIRTKIAHRKSLSQKESRHKEYERNRHFGLKDVNIPTLEGRILVELDETSQEFVPEKANVKPKSMKTVLGDQRKQMLQKYKEEKQLQKLKEQREKAKRGIFKVGRYRPDMPCFLLSDQNAVKAEPKKAISSSVRITRSKAKDQMEQTKMDDDSDVQAVRPGQRKTSEKKVSDKEKKVVQPVMPMALRMTRSATEAAKQVPRTVSSTTARKPVRRAANENEPERKVPNKGRPAKNIETKPDKGISCEVYSEENTLDSQTSATNGKDPDGVLSKMENLPEIHSAKMKGKNSFAPKDFTFQPLDGLKTYQVTPMTPRSANAFLTPSYTWTPSKTEVDKSQEATKEILAQKCKTYSTKTVQQDSNKLQCPLGPLTVGHEEHILNKNEATTKDSNDLPIKEVSSLETNEGQISQPYRDVPYFRNILQSETEKLTSHCLEWDRKLDLDIPDDAKDLIRTTVGQTRLLMKERFKQFEGLINDCEYKRGIKETTCTDLDGFWDMVSFQIEDVIHKFNNLTKLEESGWQANNNVNNNTNKNVFRKKVVSGIESKPKQDDTGRIAARNRLAAIKKAMRERIKQEEHAEVVASVIPKEIDKIVFDAGFFRVESPVKSFPGLSVSSECPSQRLRAPKSVSKAVSQSRNEVSLPRKTTSPENDDSENTKSEHVKTTLFLNIPESRNSIVEDAQSPGLPDLIEENHDVNKTNLKMDCLPSERMSLPLLAGGVANDINTNKKEGISDDVKGMELNSSVTSQDILMSSPEKNIASENNVLEQEETKISQSVLLDNKSLITECHLLDSPGLNCSNPFAQLERRHQEHARHISFGGNLITFSPLQPEEF, encoded by the exons AGTCAATGAAAACTGTTCTGGGTGATCAACGAAAACAAATgctccaaaaatacaaagaagaaaagcaacttcaaaaattgaaagagcagagagagaaagcTAAACGAGGAATATTTAAAGTGGGTCGTTATAGACCTGatatgccttgttttcttttatcaGACCAGAATGCTGTGAAAGCTGAGCCAAAAAAG GCTATTTCATCTTCTGTACGGATTACAAGGTCAAAGGCCAAAGACCAAATGGAGCAGACTAAG AtggatgatgacagtgatgttCAAGCAGTCCGACCTGGTCAAAGAAAAACTTCTGAAAAGAAAGTGtcagacaaagagaaaaaag TTGTGCAGCCTGTAATGCCCATGGCATTGAGAATGACTCGATCAGCTACTGAAGCGGCAAAGCAGGTTCCCAGAACAGTCTCATCTACCACAGCAAGAAAGCCAGTCAGAAGAGCTGCTAATG aaaacGAACCAGAAAGAAAGGTGCCAAATAAAGGAAGACCTGCcaaaaacatagaaacaaaacCTGACAAG GGTATTTCTTGTGAAGTCTATAGTGAAGAAAATACTTTGGATTCACAAACTAGTGCAACAAATGGAAAAGATCCAGATGGAGTCTTATCAAAAATGGAAAACTTACCTGAGATACATTCTGCAAAAATGAAAGGGAAGAATTCCTTCGCACCTAAAGATTTTACGTTTCAGCCACTGGATGGTCTCAAGACCTATCAAGTAACACCTATGACTCCCAGAAGTGCCAATGCTTTTTTGACACCCAGTTACACCTGGACTCCTTCAAAAACAGAAGT TGATAAATCTCAAGaagcaacaaaagaaattttggcacaaaaatgtaaaacttactCTACCAAGACAGTGCAGCAGGATTCAAATAAATTGCAATGTCCTTTGGGTCCTCTGACTGTTGGGCATGAAG aacatattttaaataaaaatgaagctaCTACTAAAGATTCAAATGACCTTCCAATAAAAGAAGTCTCATCACTTGAAACAAATGAAGGTCAAATATCTCAGCCCTACCGTGATGTGCCATATTTCAG aaatatccTCCAGTCAGAAACTGAGAAATTAACTTCACATTGCCTCGAGTGGGACAGGAAGCTTGACTTGGACATTCCAGATGATG CTAAAGATCTTATTCGCACAACAGTTGGGCAAACAAGACTCCTTATGAAGGAAAGGTTCAAACAGTTTGAAGGACTAATTAATGATTGCGAATATAAACGAGGTATAAAAGAGACTACCTGTACAGATCTGGATGGATTTTGGGATATGGTTAGTTTTCAG ATAGAAGATGTAATCCACAAATTCAACAATCTGACCAAACTTGAGGAATCTGGGTGGCAAGCCAATAATAATgtgaataataatacaaataaaaatgtctttagg aaaaaaGTTGTCTCAGGTATAGAGAGTAAACCAAAACAGGATGATACTGGAAGAATTGCAGCGAGAAATCGCCTAGCTGCCATAAAAAaagcaatgagagagagaatTAAGCAGGAAGAACATGCAGAGGTAGTAGCCTCTGTAATTCCAAAGGAAATTGATAAAATAGTGTTTGATGCTGGATTTTTCAGAGTTGAAAGTCCTGTTAAATCATTCCCAG GACTCTCTGTCTCTTCTGAATGTCCTTCTCAAAGACTTAGAGCACCTAAGTCTGTCAGCAAAGCTGTATCTCAGAGTAGAAATGAGGTGAGCCTTCCACGAAAAACTACATCACCAGAGAATGATGATTCTGAGAATACTAAAAGTGAACATGTGAAGACaactttatttttgaatattcctGAAAgcag gaaCAGCATAGTAGAAGATGCTCAGAGTCCTGGATTACCAGATTTAATTGAAGAAAACCAT GATGTAAATAAGACAAACTTGAAGATGGATTGTTTGCCCAGTGAGAGAATGAGTTTGCCTCTTCTTGCTGGTGGAGTAGCAAATGATATAAATACtaacaaaaaagaaggaatttcAGATGATGTGAAAGGAATGGAATTGAATTCTTCAGTTACATCACAGGATATTTTGATGAGTAGCCCTGAAAAAAATATAGCTTCAGAAAATAACGTCTTAGAAcaagaggaaacaaaaatttCTCAGTCGG tactACTTGATAATAAAAGTCTCATTACTGAATGCCACCTTCTTGATTCA CCAGGTCTAAACTGCAGCAACCCATTTGCTCAGCTGGAGAGGAGACATCAGGAACATGCCAGACACATTTCTTTTGGTGGTAACCTGATTACTTTTTCACCTCTACAACCAGaagaattttga
- the DLGAP5 gene encoding disks large-associated protein 5 isoform X4, with amino-acid sequence MMTVMFKQSDLVKEKLLKRKCQTKRKKVVQPVMPMALRMTRSATEAAKQVPRTVSSTTARKPVRRAANENEPERKVPNKGRPAKNIETKPDKGISCEVYSEENTLDSQTSATNGKDPDGVLSKMENLPEIHSAKMKGKNSFAPKDFTFQPLDGLKTYQVTPMTPRSANAFLTPSYTWTPSKTEVDKSQEATKEILAQKCKTYSTKTVQQDSNKLQCPLGPLTVGHEEHILNKNEATTKDSNDLPIKEVSSLETNEGQISQPYRDVPYFRNILQSETEKLTSHCLEWDRKLDLDIPDDAKDLIRTTVGQTRLLMKERFKQFEGLINDCEYKRGIKETTCTDLDGFWDMVSFQIEDVIHKFNNLTKLEESGWQANNNVNNNTNKNVFRKKVVSGIESKPKQDDTGRIAARNRLAAIKKAMRERIKQEEHAEVVASVIPKEIDKIVFDAGFFRVESPVKSFPGLSVSSECPSQRLRAPKSVSKAVSQSRNEVSLPRKTTSPENDDSENTKSEHVKTTLFLNIPESRNSIVEDAQSPGLPDLIEENHDVNKTNLKMDCLPSERMSLPLLAGGVANDINTNKKEGISDDVKGMELNSSVTSQDILMSSPEKNIASENNVLEQEETKISQSVLLDNKSLITECHLLDSPGLNCSNPFAQLERRHQEHARHISFGGNLITFSPLQPEEF; translated from the exons atgatgacagtgatgttCAAGCAGTCCGACCTGGTCAAAGAAAAACTTCTGAAAAGAAAGTGtcagacaaagagaaaaaa aGTTGTGCAGCCTGTAATGCCCATGGCATTGAGAATGACTCGATCAGCTACTGAAGCGGCAAAGCAGGTTCCCAGAACAGTCTCATCTACCACAGCAAGAAAGCCAGTCAGAAGAGCTGCTAATG aaaacGAACCAGAAAGAAAGGTGCCAAATAAAGGAAGACCTGCcaaaaacatagaaacaaaacCTGACAAG GGTATTTCTTGTGAAGTCTATAGTGAAGAAAATACTTTGGATTCACAAACTAGTGCAACAAATGGAAAAGATCCAGATGGAGTCTTATCAAAAATGGAAAACTTACCTGAGATACATTCTGCAAAAATGAAAGGGAAGAATTCCTTCGCACCTAAAGATTTTACGTTTCAGCCACTGGATGGTCTCAAGACCTATCAAGTAACACCTATGACTCCCAGAAGTGCCAATGCTTTTTTGACACCCAGTTACACCTGGACTCCTTCAAAAACAGAAGT TGATAAATCTCAAGaagcaacaaaagaaattttggcacaaaaatgtaaaacttactCTACCAAGACAGTGCAGCAGGATTCAAATAAATTGCAATGTCCTTTGGGTCCTCTGACTGTTGGGCATGAAG aacatattttaaataaaaatgaagctaCTACTAAAGATTCAAATGACCTTCCAATAAAAGAAGTCTCATCACTTGAAACAAATGAAGGTCAAATATCTCAGCCCTACCGTGATGTGCCATATTTCAG aaatatccTCCAGTCAGAAACTGAGAAATTAACTTCACATTGCCTCGAGTGGGACAGGAAGCTTGACTTGGACATTCCAGATGATG CTAAAGATCTTATTCGCACAACAGTTGGGCAAACAAGACTCCTTATGAAGGAAAGGTTCAAACAGTTTGAAGGACTAATTAATGATTGCGAATATAAACGAGGTATAAAAGAGACTACCTGTACAGATCTGGATGGATTTTGGGATATGGTTAGTTTTCAG ATAGAAGATGTAATCCACAAATTCAACAATCTGACCAAACTTGAGGAATCTGGGTGGCAAGCCAATAATAATgtgaataataatacaaataaaaatgtctttagg aaaaaaGTTGTCTCAGGTATAGAGAGTAAACCAAAACAGGATGATACTGGAAGAATTGCAGCGAGAAATCGCCTAGCTGCCATAAAAAaagcaatgagagagagaatTAAGCAGGAAGAACATGCAGAGGTAGTAGCCTCTGTAATTCCAAAGGAAATTGATAAAATAGTGTTTGATGCTGGATTTTTCAGAGTTGAAAGTCCTGTTAAATCATTCCCAG GACTCTCTGTCTCTTCTGAATGTCCTTCTCAAAGACTTAGAGCACCTAAGTCTGTCAGCAAAGCTGTATCTCAGAGTAGAAATGAGGTGAGCCTTCCACGAAAAACTACATCACCAGAGAATGATGATTCTGAGAATACTAAAAGTGAACATGTGAAGACaactttatttttgaatattcctGAAAgcag gaaCAGCATAGTAGAAGATGCTCAGAGTCCTGGATTACCAGATTTAATTGAAGAAAACCAT GATGTAAATAAGACAAACTTGAAGATGGATTGTTTGCCCAGTGAGAGAATGAGTTTGCCTCTTCTTGCTGGTGGAGTAGCAAATGATATAAATACtaacaaaaaagaaggaatttcAGATGATGTGAAAGGAATGGAATTGAATTCTTCAGTTACATCACAGGATATTTTGATGAGTAGCCCTGAAAAAAATATAGCTTCAGAAAATAACGTCTTAGAAcaagaggaaacaaaaatttCTCAGTCGG tactACTTGATAATAAAAGTCTCATTACTGAATGCCACCTTCTTGATTCA CCAGGTCTAAACTGCAGCAACCCATTTGCTCAGCTGGAGAGGAGACATCAGGAACATGCCAGACACATTTCTTTTGGTGGTAACCTGATTACTTTTTCACCTCTACAACCAGaagaattttga
- the DLGAP5 gene encoding disks large-associated protein 5 isoform X2 — protein MSSHFASRHRKDLSTEMIRTKIAHRKSLSQKESRHKEYERNRHFGLKDVNIPTLEGRILVELDETSQEFVPEKANVKPKSMKTVLGDQRKQMLQKYKEEKQLQKLKEQREKAKRGIFKVGRYRPDMPCFLLSDQNAVKAEPKKAISSSVRITRSKAKDQMEQTKMDDDSDVQAVRPGQRKTSEKKVSDKEKKVVQPVMPMALRMTRSATEAAKQVPRTVSSTTARKPVRRAANENEPERKVPNKGRPAKNIETKPDKGISCEVYSEENTLDSQTSATNGKDPDGVLSKMENLPEIHSAKMKGKNSFAPKDFTFQPLDGLKTYQVTPMTPRSANAFLTPSYTWTPSKTEVDKSQEATKEILAQKCKTYSTKTVQQDSNKLQCPLGPLTVGHEEHILNKNEATTKDSNDLPIKEVSSLETNEGQISQPYRDVPYFRNILQSETEKLTSHCLEWDRKLDLDIPDDAKDLIRTTVGQTRLLMKERFKQFEGLINDCEYKRGIKETTCTDLDGFWDMVSFQIEDVIHKFNNLTKLEESGWQANNNVNNNTNKNVFRKKVVSGIESKPKQDDTGRIAARNRLAAIKKAMRERIKQEEHAEVVASVIPKEIDKIVFDAGFFRVESPVKSFPGLSVSSECPSQRLRAPKSVSKAVSQSRNEVSLPRKTTSPENDDSENTKSEHVKTTLFLNIPESRNSIVEDAQSPGLPDLIEENHDVNKTNLKMDCLPSERMSLPLLAGGVANDINTNKKEGISDDVKGMELNSSVTSQDILMSSPEKNIASENNVLEQEETKISQSVLLDNKSLITECHLLDSMGSCYVAQVGLEVLGSSDLTASAPE, from the exons AGTCAATGAAAACTGTTCTGGGTGATCAACGAAAACAAATgctccaaaaatacaaagaagaaaagcaacttcaaaaattgaaagagcagagagagaaagcTAAACGAGGAATATTTAAAGTGGGTCGTTATAGACCTGatatgccttgttttcttttatcaGACCAGAATGCTGTGAAAGCTGAGCCAAAAAAG GCTATTTCATCTTCTGTACGGATTACAAGGTCAAAGGCCAAAGACCAAATGGAGCAGACTAAG AtggatgatgacagtgatgttCAAGCAGTCCGACCTGGTCAAAGAAAAACTTCTGAAAAGAAAGTGtcagacaaagagaaaaaag TTGTGCAGCCTGTAATGCCCATGGCATTGAGAATGACTCGATCAGCTACTGAAGCGGCAAAGCAGGTTCCCAGAACAGTCTCATCTACCACAGCAAGAAAGCCAGTCAGAAGAGCTGCTAATG aaaacGAACCAGAAAGAAAGGTGCCAAATAAAGGAAGACCTGCcaaaaacatagaaacaaaacCTGACAAG GGTATTTCTTGTGAAGTCTATAGTGAAGAAAATACTTTGGATTCACAAACTAGTGCAACAAATGGAAAAGATCCAGATGGAGTCTTATCAAAAATGGAAAACTTACCTGAGATACATTCTGCAAAAATGAAAGGGAAGAATTCCTTCGCACCTAAAGATTTTACGTTTCAGCCACTGGATGGTCTCAAGACCTATCAAGTAACACCTATGACTCCCAGAAGTGCCAATGCTTTTTTGACACCCAGTTACACCTGGACTCCTTCAAAAACAGAAGT TGATAAATCTCAAGaagcaacaaaagaaattttggcacaaaaatgtaaaacttactCTACCAAGACAGTGCAGCAGGATTCAAATAAATTGCAATGTCCTTTGGGTCCTCTGACTGTTGGGCATGAAG aacatattttaaataaaaatgaagctaCTACTAAAGATTCAAATGACCTTCCAATAAAAGAAGTCTCATCACTTGAAACAAATGAAGGTCAAATATCTCAGCCCTACCGTGATGTGCCATATTTCAG aaatatccTCCAGTCAGAAACTGAGAAATTAACTTCACATTGCCTCGAGTGGGACAGGAAGCTTGACTTGGACATTCCAGATGATG CTAAAGATCTTATTCGCACAACAGTTGGGCAAACAAGACTCCTTATGAAGGAAAGGTTCAAACAGTTTGAAGGACTAATTAATGATTGCGAATATAAACGAGGTATAAAAGAGACTACCTGTACAGATCTGGATGGATTTTGGGATATGGTTAGTTTTCAG ATAGAAGATGTAATCCACAAATTCAACAATCTGACCAAACTTGAGGAATCTGGGTGGCAAGCCAATAATAATgtgaataataatacaaataaaaatgtctttagg aaaaaaGTTGTCTCAGGTATAGAGAGTAAACCAAAACAGGATGATACTGGAAGAATTGCAGCGAGAAATCGCCTAGCTGCCATAAAAAaagcaatgagagagagaatTAAGCAGGAAGAACATGCAGAGGTAGTAGCCTCTGTAATTCCAAAGGAAATTGATAAAATAGTGTTTGATGCTGGATTTTTCAGAGTTGAAAGTCCTGTTAAATCATTCCCAG GACTCTCTGTCTCTTCTGAATGTCCTTCTCAAAGACTTAGAGCACCTAAGTCTGTCAGCAAAGCTGTATCTCAGAGTAGAAATGAGGTGAGCCTTCCACGAAAAACTACATCACCAGAGAATGATGATTCTGAGAATACTAAAAGTGAACATGTGAAGACaactttatttttgaatattcctGAAAgcag gaaCAGCATAGTAGAAGATGCTCAGAGTCCTGGATTACCAGATTTAATTGAAGAAAACCAT GATGTAAATAAGACAAACTTGAAGATGGATTGTTTGCCCAGTGAGAGAATGAGTTTGCCTCTTCTTGCTGGTGGAGTAGCAAATGATATAAATACtaacaaaaaagaaggaatttcAGATGATGTGAAAGGAATGGAATTGAATTCTTCAGTTACATCACAGGATATTTTGATGAGTAGCCCTGAAAAAAATATAGCTTCAGAAAATAACGTCTTAGAAcaagaggaaacaaaaatttCTCAGTCGG tactACTTGATAATAAAAGTCTCATTACTGAATGCCACCTTCTTGATTCA atgggatcttgctatgttgctcaggttggtcttgaagtcctgggttcgagtgatcttaccgcctcagctcctgagtag
- the DLGAP5 gene encoding disks large-associated protein 5 isoform X3, which produces MSSHFASRHRKDLSTEMIRTKIAHRKSLSQKESRHKEYERNRHFGLKDVNIPTLEGRILVELDETSQEFVPEKANVKPKSMKTVLGDQRKQMLQKYKEEKQLQKLKEQREKAKRGIFKVGRYRPDMPCFLLSDQNAVKAEPKKAISSSVRITRSKAKDQMEQTKMDDDSDVQAVRPGQRKTSEKKVSDKEKKVVQPVMPMALRMTRSATEAAKQVPRTVSSTTARKPVRRAANENEPERKVPNKGRPAKNIETKPDKGISCEVYSEENTLDSQTSATNGKDPDGVLSKMENLPEIHSAKMKGKNSFAPKDFTFQPLDGLKTYQVTPMTPRSANAFLTPSYTWTPSKTEVDKSQEATKEILAQKCKTYSTKTVQQDSNKLQCPLGPLTVGHEEHILNKNEATTKDSNDLPIKEVSSLETNEGQISQPYRDVPYFRNILQSETEKLTSHCLEWDRKLDLDIPDDAKDLIRTTVGQTRLLMKERFKQFEGLINDCEYKRGIKETTCTDLDGFWDMVSFQIEDVIHKFNNLTKLEESGWQANNNVNNNTNKNVFRKKVVSGIESKPKQDDTGRIAARNRLAAIKKAMRERIKQEEHAEVVASVIPKEIDKIVFDAGFFRVESPVKSFPGLSVSSECPSQRLRAPKSVSKAVSQSRNEVSLPRKTTSPENDDSENTKSEHVKTTLFLNIPESRNSIVEDAQSPGLPDLIEENHDVNKTNLKMDCLPSERMSLPLLAGGVANDINTNKKEGISDDVKGMELNSSVTSQDILMSSPEKNIASENNVLEQEETKISQSVLLDNKSLITECHLLDSVGLEVLGSSDLTASAPE; this is translated from the exons AGTCAATGAAAACTGTTCTGGGTGATCAACGAAAACAAATgctccaaaaatacaaagaagaaaagcaacttcaaaaattgaaagagcagagagagaaagcTAAACGAGGAATATTTAAAGTGGGTCGTTATAGACCTGatatgccttgttttcttttatcaGACCAGAATGCTGTGAAAGCTGAGCCAAAAAAG GCTATTTCATCTTCTGTACGGATTACAAGGTCAAAGGCCAAAGACCAAATGGAGCAGACTAAG AtggatgatgacagtgatgttCAAGCAGTCCGACCTGGTCAAAGAAAAACTTCTGAAAAGAAAGTGtcagacaaagagaaaaaag TTGTGCAGCCTGTAATGCCCATGGCATTGAGAATGACTCGATCAGCTACTGAAGCGGCAAAGCAGGTTCCCAGAACAGTCTCATCTACCACAGCAAGAAAGCCAGTCAGAAGAGCTGCTAATG aaaacGAACCAGAAAGAAAGGTGCCAAATAAAGGAAGACCTGCcaaaaacatagaaacaaaacCTGACAAG GGTATTTCTTGTGAAGTCTATAGTGAAGAAAATACTTTGGATTCACAAACTAGTGCAACAAATGGAAAAGATCCAGATGGAGTCTTATCAAAAATGGAAAACTTACCTGAGATACATTCTGCAAAAATGAAAGGGAAGAATTCCTTCGCACCTAAAGATTTTACGTTTCAGCCACTGGATGGTCTCAAGACCTATCAAGTAACACCTATGACTCCCAGAAGTGCCAATGCTTTTTTGACACCCAGTTACACCTGGACTCCTTCAAAAACAGAAGT TGATAAATCTCAAGaagcaacaaaagaaattttggcacaaaaatgtaaaacttactCTACCAAGACAGTGCAGCAGGATTCAAATAAATTGCAATGTCCTTTGGGTCCTCTGACTGTTGGGCATGAAG aacatattttaaataaaaatgaagctaCTACTAAAGATTCAAATGACCTTCCAATAAAAGAAGTCTCATCACTTGAAACAAATGAAGGTCAAATATCTCAGCCCTACCGTGATGTGCCATATTTCAG aaatatccTCCAGTCAGAAACTGAGAAATTAACTTCACATTGCCTCGAGTGGGACAGGAAGCTTGACTTGGACATTCCAGATGATG CTAAAGATCTTATTCGCACAACAGTTGGGCAAACAAGACTCCTTATGAAGGAAAGGTTCAAACAGTTTGAAGGACTAATTAATGATTGCGAATATAAACGAGGTATAAAAGAGACTACCTGTACAGATCTGGATGGATTTTGGGATATGGTTAGTTTTCAG ATAGAAGATGTAATCCACAAATTCAACAATCTGACCAAACTTGAGGAATCTGGGTGGCAAGCCAATAATAATgtgaataataatacaaataaaaatgtctttagg aaaaaaGTTGTCTCAGGTATAGAGAGTAAACCAAAACAGGATGATACTGGAAGAATTGCAGCGAGAAATCGCCTAGCTGCCATAAAAAaagcaatgagagagagaatTAAGCAGGAAGAACATGCAGAGGTAGTAGCCTCTGTAATTCCAAAGGAAATTGATAAAATAGTGTTTGATGCTGGATTTTTCAGAGTTGAAAGTCCTGTTAAATCATTCCCAG GACTCTCTGTCTCTTCTGAATGTCCTTCTCAAAGACTTAGAGCACCTAAGTCTGTCAGCAAAGCTGTATCTCAGAGTAGAAATGAGGTGAGCCTTCCACGAAAAACTACATCACCAGAGAATGATGATTCTGAGAATACTAAAAGTGAACATGTGAAGACaactttatttttgaatattcctGAAAgcag gaaCAGCATAGTAGAAGATGCTCAGAGTCCTGGATTACCAGATTTAATTGAAGAAAACCAT GATGTAAATAAGACAAACTTGAAGATGGATTGTTTGCCCAGTGAGAGAATGAGTTTGCCTCTTCTTGCTGGTGGAGTAGCAAATGATATAAATACtaacaaaaaagaaggaatttcAGATGATGTGAAAGGAATGGAATTGAATTCTTCAGTTACATCACAGGATATTTTGATGAGTAGCCCTGAAAAAAATATAGCTTCAGAAAATAACGTCTTAGAAcaagaggaaacaaaaatttCTCAGTCGG tactACTTGATAATAAAAGTCTCATTACTGAATGCCACCTTCTTGATTCA gttggtcttgaagtcctgggttcgagtgatcttaccgcctcagctcctgagtag